From the genome of Longimicrobium sp.:
CGCGCCTGCATGCGCACGGGGATCGCGGAGAGGTTCGCGGCGGCCGCGGCGCGGAGCGCCTCGAGCAGCCGGTCGGCCACCGTCTCCAGGTTCAGCGAGATCGTGCCGCTGGGCTTGCTGACGAAGTCCACCGCGCCGTAGTCCAGCGCGCGCATGGTCGCCTCGCCGCCCTCCGTGGTGTAGGCGGAGAGCATCACCACGGGGCGCGGGGTCTCGCTCATGATGTAGCCGAGCGCGGTCAGCCCGTCGACCCCGGGCATCTCCACGTCCATCGTCACCAGGTCGGGCTCGAGCTGGTGCACCTTCTTCAGCGCGTCGTTGCCGTCGCGCGCGGTGCCGATCACCCGGAACTCGTCGGTCTGCGACAGGATGTCGGTGATCACCCGGCGCATGAACGCGCTGTCGTCCACCACCAGCACGGTGTGCGTGCGGCGGGCCTTCCCGCGCGGGCGCGACCCCGACGGCGGCCTAGAGGACGACATCCGGCCGGCCCACCGAGGAGACCACGGTGCGCCCCTCGGCCACGGAGAAGCGCACCGACCGCCCGAAGTCGCCCCCCACCGCCTCGCCCAGCAGCGGGATCCCAGCCCGGCGCAGCGCCTCGCGCGCCGCGCGGATGTTGCGCTCGCCCATGTTCAGCGAGCCGGGCACCATCAGCGAGGTGAACATCGACGCGCCGCCCACCAGCCGCGCCTCGATCCGCCCGTTGCGCGCGCCCATCCCCCCCAGCTCATCGATCAGCATGGGCACGGCGGTGGTGGCGAACTTGGCCGAGTTGTGGCGGTCGCGCGCCAGCGCGGGTTCGGGGAGGAGGACGTGCGCCAGCCCGCCCACCTTCGCCATCCGGTCGTGCAGGAGGATGGCCACGCAGCTCCCCAGCCCCAGCGTCACCAGCACGTCGCCGGCGCCGCCGACGGCGTGGTGGGCCACCTTCACGAAGATCTGCCGGGGATTCATGCGGGCTTCTGAAAGATCCGTTCGCGGTTGTTCACCGAGCGGAAGAGCGTGCGGGCCACGCCCACCAGCGTCTCCACCTTTCCCATGACCAGGTATCCCCCCGGCACCAGCGCGTCGTAGAAGTCCTTGAACAGCCGCTCCTGGATCTCGCGGTCGAAGTAGATCACCACGTTGCGGCACAGGATCAGGTTCTGCCCCCCCTCCGCGCGCTCGGAGATCAGGTCGCGGCGCACGAAGCTCACGTTCTTCTGCGCCTCGGGGCGGATGCGGAAGGGCGGACCGGGGCTGAACCAGCGCTGCCGCAGGTGCGGCGGCGTCTCGCTCAGCGACAGGTCGGGATAGACGCCGCGCTGCGCGTTGTCCAGGCTCTTGCGGTCGATGTCCGTCCCCACGATGCGCACGCGGTCGACCTCGTGGCGGCGGTGGTGCTTCTCCGCCCACTCGTGCATCAGGATGGAGACGGTGTACGCCTCCTCGCCGCTGGCGCTTCCCGCGCTCCACACGCGGATGGGCCCCGGCGCGGCGAACAGCGGCGGCAGCAGCTGCTGCTCGATGGCGTGCCACGTCTCGATGTTCCGGAAAAACTTCGTGACGTTGATGGTCAGCGTGTCGAGCAGGTGGTCGTACTCGCCCGGCTCGCGGTCGAGCAGCGCCGCGTAGTCGGCGAACGACGTCTGCCCGCGCGCGCGCATCCGCACGGCGATCCGCCTTCTAAGGCATTTATCCTTATAAAACGTACAATTAAAACCCCGGTCGCGCTCGATCTTCCGCTTCAGGCGCTCCAGCTCCTCCTCGTCGCCTTCCAGCGGGAGGGTGAAGGGGACGTACGGCGGCGGCAGGTTCATCGCAGCACGTTCTCCACCAGCTCCAGGTTCGTCCGGACGACGCCGTTGCCGGGATTGATCTCCAGCGCGCGCTTCCACAGCCGCACCGCCTCGGGGCGCTCCATCCGCTTGTAGTGGATGTTGCCCAGGCGGAAGTAGACGTCGTCGCCCAGGTCGGGGCGCAGCTGGATGGCGCGGCGGTACGCGTCGGCCGCCTCGTCGTAGGCGCCGCGGCGGTAGAGCGCGTCGCCCAGCCCCTTGTGCGCCTGCGGGAGGTCGCCGTCCTCCTCCGTGGCCCTCCGATAGAGTTCCTCGGCCTGCTCCCACTCGCCCCGGCGCTCGCGGACGGCGCCGTAGTGGAGGTGCACCGGTGCGGAGTGGGGATGCGCGGCGACACCCTCCTCGCCCAGCTTCACCGCCTCGTCGGGCCGCCCCGCCGCGGCCTCGGCCAGCATGGCGAAGGCGAAGTAGGCGGCGGGCGCCTTTCCCGTCCCCAGGAGATCGCGGTACCTGGCGAACGCCTCGACGGCCGCGTGGGGGTCGCCCTGCTTGAGGACCAGGATGGCGCGGGAGAGGAGGACCTGCGGGCGCTTCGGCGCCATCCGCGCCGCCTCGTCCACCGCGAAGCGCGCGTCCTGCAGCCGGCCGATCCGCTCCAGCGCCAGCGCCATGTCGTGCAGCGCGCTGGCGCGGACGCCGCCGATCTCCACCACCTCCTTGAAGTACCGCAGCGCGAAGCGGTCGTCGCCCTTCCGCAGCCCGATCAGCGCGAGATGGAAGCGCGAGTCGGGGTTCGTCGGCTGCAGCTCGGCCACGCGCCTGAACTCGCGCGTGGACTCTTCGTACATCCCGGTCTTGTAGAAGGCGATGCCGAGGTTGCGGTGCTCGTCGATGCGGGCGCGGGGCACCTGCTGCACCTCGGGCGCGCGCCGGCCCACGGGGTGCGCGAAGCCGGCCTGGATCAGCCCGTACAGGGCCTTTCCCACGTCGAACTCCACCATCCCGCTGTCGTCGATGATGTCCTGCACGCTGCGCTTGCCGTCGATCAGCGGCAGGATCTTGCGCTGCTCGTCGGCCAGCTCGAAGCCCTCGATGGGCTTGGAGCGGTCCATGTCGAACACCAGGTCCAGCGAGGGGATCTTCTTCTCGATCAGGCTCCACTCGTCGATCCGCCGCGCGCCTTCCAGGAGCAGGTTCTCGGGGTTGATGGAGACGAGCATCGCCCCCTCCTCGGGGCGCTGGTCGGGCTCGAACTGGAAGGTCCCCTGGTTCCAGGTGAAGAGGAAGTAGACCGCCTCCTCGATCTGGATGCGGATGTAGTGCTGCAGCTGCTCGCGGGTGATGTGGCCGCGGCGGACCAGGATCTCGCCCAGGCGGTCGCCCGGCGTCCGCGCCTGCTCGTCGATGGCGGCGAAGAGGTCCTCCGCGCGCAGCAGCCCGTTCTTCACCAGCAGGTCGCCCAGCCGGTCGCGGCGGTTGACGATGCTGGCGTAGGTGATGCGCCCGCGGTCGAAGTAGATGTAGCCGAACGAGGCGCGGTCGGTCAGCGACAGGCACCCGGTCTTCTGCCCCATCGCCAGGAGCTGGAGGACGTCGGGAAGCCCGGCCTCGCGGAGGTTGCCCTTGATCGCCATCTCAGGCCAGCTCCTCGATCAGCCGGTCGTCCAGCGCCAGCCAGTCCCACGCCACCTTCTCGGGGTTGTTGAGATACCAGCGGTCCACCGGCGGCGGCGCCGGCCGCGAGCGCTCGGCCGCCGCGCGCGCGGACACCAGCAGCGCTTCCGCTTCGGCGACGCGGTCGGGGTCGCGGAGGACGGCGGAGGCGGCGGCCTCGGAGTCGAGCTCGGAAAGCTCCGTGGCGATCGCCTTCAGCTTCTGCAGGTCCGCCGCGTATCCGGCGAGGAGCGTGTCGACGTCGGGCGCGGAGTCCGCCTCGAGCGAGTGCTCCAGGCGGCGGGTGCGATAGCCCTCGCCCTCGTAGCGGAGGATGGCCTCGGCCAGCTTCTTCCGCCACGGGTCGGTCTCGACGATCTGTTCGACGGTGCTGGTGATGTCGAACAGGAAAGCGCTGAACTCGTCGGCGTGCTGGGGGCGGGGAAGGCCGACCAGCCCGGGAAGCTCGGAGACGCGCACCTGCCGCTGCTCCTCGGCCTGCACCTGGGCGATGCGGTCGACGCTCGCCTGCAGCTCGCGCGCGCCGTCCAGCGGCAGCTTGGCCAGCGCCTCGGTGACGCCGCCGGAGAGCTCGATGCCGTGCCGCGCCGCCGCGCGCCGGACGATCTCCTGCCGCGTCTCGGGTTCGGCCGGCGTCATGTCGACCACCAGGCCACCGGCGAGCTTGGCGCGGAACTCCTCGCTCACCCCGTCCAGATCCGCCGGGGCCAGCCGCGCGGCGAGGACGATCTGCGTTCCCGTCCAGACGATCTCGTCCCAGACGCGGAGGAGCTCCTGCTGCGTGCGGCTCTTTCCCGCCAGCAGGTGCGCGTCGTCGATGAGGATGACGTCGCTCTCCAGCAGCTCGTCGGCGAACGCCTCCAGCGTTCCCGCGCTGACGGCCGAGGAGATGTCGTCGACCAGCTCCTCGGCGGTGCGGAAGGTGACGTGCAGGTCCGGCCGCACGGTGAGCGCCAGCGCCCCCACCGCGCCGAGGAGATGCGACTTGCCGACCCCGGCGGAGCCGTAGACGTAGAGCGGGTTGTAGCTGGTCCCCGGGGCCTCGGCGGCACGGCGCGCGGCGGCCGCGGCCATCTGGGTGCCGGGGCCGGCCACGAACGTGTCGAAGGTGAAGCGGGGGTCCGGCTGGAACCTCATCGCGTCGGCGTGCGGGTCGGATTCAGGGCGGCGGCGGTGATGGATGATCGGAGGGAAAAGCTATCTTCCGACGCGCCTTGAGGCTAGGTGCGCGACGCATGAGGGAGGGCTGGTTCAGCCGATCAATGGATTGATCCGGACCCACGCTGCGACGAACCGCCGCATCTCGACGAACTGCAGTTCCGACCGCCTGACGAAAAGCAGCCTGCATACGGCGGGAAGGTCCCTGGTGAAGCGTGCGTAACGCTCGCGGATTTTTGCGGGACCCGGAATGGAGGCGACGCCGTCCAGCGCGGTGGCCAGCATTGCGCGCACGGCGGCGATCGCCTCGCCGGGATCGTTGCCATGAGCGCGGATGTCCTGGCCGGCGATGTCGGAGCAGAACTGCTGGTAGCGGTAGCGCTCCCGGTCCAGGATCAGCGTTCGCTTCAGCTTTTGCACGCCCGTGCCGTACTCCCGCGCGCCCAGGAAGAGGCCGAGTTCCAGGGGCATGTTGAACCGTGGCAGGTGGCTCCTGGGGTCAAGCTGCACGCGGGAGATGTCGTGGATGCCGTAGCGGCAGTCCCGGATGATTCG
Proteins encoded in this window:
- a CDS encoding protein-glutamate O-methyltransferase CheR, whose protein sequence is MNLPPPYVPFTLPLEGDEEELERLKRKIERDRGFNCTFYKDKCLRRRIAVRMRARGQTSFADYAALLDREPGEYDHLLDTLTINVTKFFRNIETWHAIEQQLLPPLFAAPGPIRVWSAGSASGEEAYTVSILMHEWAEKHHRRHEVDRVRIVGTDIDRKSLDNAQRGVYPDLSLSETPPHLRQRWFSPGPPFRIRPEAQKNVSFVRRDLISERAEGGQNLILCRNVVIYFDREIQERLFKDFYDALVPGGYLVMGKVETLVGVARTLFRSVNNRERIFQKPA
- a CDS encoding DnaA/Hda family protein, with amino-acid sequence MRFQPDPRFTFDTFVAGPGTQMAAAAARRAAEAPGTSYNPLYVYGSAGVGKSHLLGAVGALALTVRPDLHVTFRTAEELVDDISSAVSAGTLEAFADELLESDVILIDDAHLLAGKSRTQQELLRVWDEIVWTGTQIVLAARLAPADLDGVSEEFRAKLAGGLVVDMTPAEPETRQEIVRRAAARHGIELSGGVTEALAKLPLDGARELQASVDRIAQVQAEEQRQVRVSELPGLVGLPRPQHADEFSAFLFDITSTVEQIVETDPWRKKLAEAILRYEGEGYRTRRLEHSLEADSAPDVDTLLAGYAADLQKLKAIATELSELDSEAAASAVLRDPDRVAEAEALLVSARAAAERSRPAPPPVDRWYLNNPEKVAWDWLALDDRLIEELA
- a CDS encoding DUF4388 domain-containing protein, whose amino-acid sequence is MAIKGNLREAGLPDVLQLLAMGQKTGCLSLTDRASFGYIYFDRGRITYASIVNRRDRLGDLLVKNGLLRAEDLFAAIDEQARTPGDRLGEILVRRGHITREQLQHYIRIQIEEAVYFLFTWNQGTFQFEPDQRPEEGAMLVSINPENLLLEGARRIDEWSLIEKKIPSLDLVFDMDRSKPIEGFELADEQRKILPLIDGKRSVQDIIDDSGMVEFDVGKALYGLIQAGFAHPVGRRAPEVQQVPRARIDEHRNLGIAFYKTGMYEESTREFRRVAELQPTNPDSRFHLALIGLRKGDDRFALRYFKEVVEIGGVRASALHDMALALERIGRLQDARFAVDEAARMAPKRPQVLLSRAILVLKQGDPHAAVEAFARYRDLLGTGKAPAAYFAFAMLAEAAAGRPDEAVKLGEEGVAAHPHSAPVHLHYGAVRERRGEWEQAEELYRRATEEDGDLPQAHKGLGDALYRRGAYDEAADAYRRAIQLRPDLGDDVYFRLGNIHYKRMERPEAVRLWKRALEINPGNGVVRTNLELVENVLR
- a CDS encoding chemotaxis protein CheD encodes the protein MNPRQIFVKVAHHAVGGAGDVLVTLGLGSCVAILLHDRMAKVGGLAHVLLPEPALARDRHNSAKFATTAVPMLIDELGGMGARNGRIEARLVGGASMFTSLMVPGSLNMGERNIRAAREALRRAGIPLLGEAVGGDFGRSVRFSVAEGRTVVSSVGRPDVVL